One part of the Bacillus sp. FJAT-27916 genome encodes these proteins:
- a CDS encoding YopX family protein — protein sequence MRDNKFRVWDTGGKRYWYFTSSEDLDPSLERIIKEGEIQKFSGLNDVNGVDIYEGDFLKVVFDDDEFDEYDEPMGVVKFGEEFRQIEDEPLDGWIISDGTKEGGEYLDQWDGAIEVVGNMYENEELLLTLKSDPSDPKPLELKFRVWDGKKIIYVSKDSGYRLVFEGGDWELEYKNEQYCTSKDPWCKLMQFSGATDINEKDIYEGDIVKNGLNEEEYKRKYPNDYKEYGFTLGEFVGISTYDAECSCWCIDNPKYIGVTMVHHLFCEIDMKTVEVIGNVHENEEIFRGLISE from the coding sequence TCTTCTGAAGACCTTGATCCTTCATTAGAAAGGATAATAAAAGAAGGCGAAATACAAAAATTCTCTGGGTTAAACGATGTTAATGGAGTAGATATTTATGAAGGTGACTTTCTTAAGGTGGTATTTGATGATGATGAATTTGACGAATATGATGAACCTATGGGAGTAGTTAAATTTGGAGAAGAGTTCCGTCAAATTGAGGATGAACCGCTTGATGGATGGATTATAAGTGATGGTACTAAAGAAGGGGGGGAATACCTTGACCAGTGGGACGGTGCTATAGAAGTTGTTGGAAATATGTATGAAAATGAAGAACTGCTTTTAACTCTAAAATCTGATCCATCTGATCCAAAACCACTCGAATTAAAATTTCGTGTATGGGATGGAAAGAAAATTATTTATGTATCGAAAGACAGTGGTTACCGCCTTGTATTTGAAGGTGGTGATTGGGAGCTAGAGTATAAAAATGAACAGTATTGTACTTCTAAAGACCCTTGGTGTAAACTAATGCAATTTTCAGGTGCAACAGACATTAATGAAAAAGACATATACGAAGGTGATATTGTAAAAAATGGTTTAAATGAAGAAGAATATAAAAGGAAATATCCTAATGACTACAAGGAGTATGGATTCACCCTCGGAGAATTTGTGGGAATCAGTACATATGATGCAGAATGCTCTTGTTGGTGTATTGATAATCCAAAATATATAGGGGTTACAATGGTGCATCATTTATTTTGTGAAATAGATATGAAAACAGTAGAAGTAATAGGGAATGTTCACGAAAATGAAGAAATATTCAGGGGATTAATCAGTGAATAA
- a CDS encoding DUF2383 domain-containing protein codes for MDKDTTITTLNDFLRGSYMAINAYEHFIKKLQHSSLKDSFISIQKDLKNTAIIISERIQNLGGAPVTSEGIIGKVEAGIVNLFENHNTEEEIIKHAIKGENIYGIRMSEDLVRGKLDEESLNLVHKILDKDREHVDYLKSLLHS; via the coding sequence TTGGACAAAGATACGACAATTACGACACTAAACGATTTCTTGCGAGGGTCATATATGGCCATTAATGCTTATGAGCACTTTATAAAAAAACTACAACATTCCTCATTAAAAGACTCGTTCATTTCGATCCAGAAAGACCTGAAAAATACCGCAATAATTATTTCAGAGAGAATTCAAAATTTAGGTGGTGCACCTGTAACAAGTGAAGGAATAATTGGAAAGGTTGAAGCTGGAATTGTAAATTTATTTGAAAATCACAATACAGAGGAGGAGATTATTAAACACGCTATTAAGGGGGAAAATATATATGGGATAAGAATGAGTGAGGATCTAGTAAGGGGTAAGCTAGATGAAGAAAGTCTAAATCTTGTCCATAAAATTCTTGATAAAGACCGAGAACACGTAGATTACCTAAAGTCTCTGTTACATTCTTAG
- a CDS encoding small multi-drug export protein, with amino-acid sequence MNNLSILESVIEANIFIQLGAVFLISFVPFLEGSTASVFIIFGFPAVPTLIVASFGNLLSVMVIIVLYEKISYTRNAKQKEGYSGKRMKLARKLFKKYGVPGISLLGPLGVGHHIGAVISLIAGAPKRYVALWMTIGILVWTIGTGVLVMLGVNLTDRLV; translated from the coding sequence ATGAATAATCTAAGCATATTAGAAAGTGTGATTGAAGCAAATATATTTATTCAATTAGGAGCTGTATTTCTAATATCATTCGTTCCTTTTCTCGAAGGTTCTACCGCTTCGGTCTTTATTATTTTCGGTTTTCCTGCTGTTCCGACACTTATAGTGGCTTCGTTTGGGAACTTGCTGTCTGTTATGGTGATTATTGTGTTATATGAAAAAATAAGTTATACGCGAAACGCTAAACAGAAAGAAGGGTATTCGGGCAAACGAATGAAACTCGCTCGCAAGCTATTCAAGAAATACGGCGTACCTGGTATCTCTTTACTCGGACCGCTTGGTGTTGGGCATCATATCGGGGCAGTTATTTCGCTTATAGCAGGAGCACCTAAGCGTTATGTAGCATTGTGGATGACGATTGGCATTTTGGTCTGGACAATTGGTACTGGAGTTTTAGTTATGCTTGGTGTTAATCTTACAGATCGCTTGGTATAG
- a CDS encoding DUF3231 family protein, giving the protein MGILSGNPQNEPMHYGEVYGFSTQLAVAKAALDGYQVYCNHTGDKDLKHYIKGVIKNSIEPSIKELEQVLIANDIVVPPTPAERPEVDIEQIPVGARFQDAQIAYAIARDIATGITAVSGLISQCIREDLALMLTQQNAKALKDGAALLQIMKEKGWLVPPPLHMETKNKE; this is encoded by the coding sequence ATGGGAATTCTAAGTGGTAATCCTCAAAATGAACCAATGCATTATGGAGAAGTATATGGTTTCTCCACTCAATTAGCAGTAGCTAAAGCAGCATTGGACGGTTATCAAGTTTATTGTAATCACACAGGTGATAAAGACTTAAAACATTATATAAAAGGCGTTATTAAAAATAGTATTGAACCGTCCATTAAAGAGCTAGAACAAGTGTTAATTGCGAATGACATTGTTGTGCCACCTACACCTGCTGAAAGACCTGAAGTGGATATCGAACAAATTCCAGTAGGAGCAAGATTCCAAGATGCTCAAATTGCTTATGCTATTGCAAGAGATATCGCTACAGGAATTACCGCAGTGAGTGGATTAATAAGCCAATGTATCCGTGAAGATCTAGCATTAATGCTTACTCAACAAAATGCTAAAGCTCTGAAAGATGGTGCAGCTTTGCTACAAATTATGAAAGAAAAAGGATGGTTAGTTCCTCCTCCACTTCATATGGAAACTAAAAATAAGGAATAA
- a CDS encoding GNAT family N-acetyltransferase: protein MEYGEDFEVKIATNHDSSVIIKMLKQIAQWMKDNDINQWRFLLEGGDDEEIEQGIFNQETYIVLKDKKIMATFTLLSEPSEWDRHIWGSDISSKSLYLHRLAILPAYMKKGIGQSILTWIEDNANDKEFLKLDCVTDNIKLNNFYKCNDFEFIGVTDGHSKYQKSIKKNEIFFK, encoded by the coding sequence TTGGAGTACGGTGAAGATTTTGAGGTGAAAATTGCAACAAACCACGACAGTAGTGTAATTATTAAGATGTTAAAGCAGATAGCTCAATGGATGAAAGATAATGATATAAACCAATGGCGGTTTCTATTAGAGGGTGGTGATGATGAAGAGATTGAACAAGGCATATTTAATCAAGAAACATACATTGTTTTAAAAGATAAGAAAATTATGGCCACGTTCACGCTATTATCTGAACCAAGTGAATGGGACAGGCATATTTGGGGAAGCGATATTTCTTCAAAATCGCTTTATTTACACAGACTTGCAATACTGCCTGCCTATATGAAGAAAGGTATAGGGCAAAGTATATTGACTTGGATAGAAGACAATGCAAATGATAAAGAATTTCTTAAGTTAGATTGTGTTACTGATAACATTAAATTAAATAACTTTTATAAGTGCAATGACTTTGAATTTATTGGTGTAACCGATGGTCATAGTAAATATCAAAAAAGTATAAAAAAGAATGAGATATTCTTCAAATAA
- a CDS encoding 5'-methylthioadenosine/S-adenosylhomocysteine nucleosidase family protein gives MIGISIATKWEYEATLEYFSIEDNERFGYPYGEYFTTTINDIELVFYSTGVRKVNGVGGNQYMISKFNLTKVIVAGTCAGIDDKFSNLDIFIPDKAVQYDCTVKEIEPLIKQSFIVDIDLSKYGNDFYTGTIATADKAVVMWKDYLELKENKITIADTEAGAIAYICKKNEVECIIIKGISDFPTDERNCDKFESNIEQINVYLENTPKVMNKIFGEYLKRFI, from the coding sequence ATGATAGGAATAAGCATTGCAACGAAGTGGGAATATGAAGCGACATTAGAATACTTTAGCATAGAAGATAACGAACGTTTCGGTTATCCTTATGGCGAGTATTTCACAACAACAATAAATGATATTGAACTTGTTTTTTATAGCACAGGTGTAAGAAAAGTAAATGGTGTCGGTGGAAATCAGTATATGATTTCTAAATTTAACTTAACTAAAGTAATCGTTGCTGGAACGTGTGCAGGAATAGATGATAAATTCAGTAATTTGGATATTTTTATACCTGATAAAGCCGTTCAATATGATTGTACAGTAAAAGAAATTGAACCTCTTATTAAACAATCCTTCATAGTCGATATTGACCTATCGAAATACGGAAATGATTTTTATACTGGAACAATTGCCACCGCTGATAAAGCAGTAGTTATGTGGAAGGACTATTTAGAACTAAAAGAAAACAAAATAACAATAGCCGATACAGAAGCGGGTGCAATTGCTTATATTTGTAAGAAGAATGAGGTTGAATGCATTATCATTAAAGGAATATCTGATTTCCCAACAGATGAAAGAAACTGTGATAAATTCGAATCAAACATTGAACAAATTAATGTATATTTAGAAAACACACCAAAAGTTATGAACAAAATATTTGGCGAATATCTAAAGAGATTCATTTAA
- the ltrA gene encoding group II intron reverse transcriptase/maturase, which produces MTDTFTDLYHRAKNKETFHHLYDVITSRNNILLAYRTIKSNKGSKTPGTDGKTIIDIERLTENDLVEKIQKQLKNYRPKKVRRKLIEKDNGKMRPLGIPCILDRIIQQCFKQVLEPITEAHFYNHSYGFRPLRSTHHAMARVQFLVNHSKLHYVVDVDIKGFFDNINHTLLIKQLWNLGIYDRKVLACISKMLKAEVDGEGIPEKGSPQGGLLSPLLSNVVLNELDQWIANQWELFPLDKPYTTREGERYAKIHTKLKEGYIVRYADDFKILCRDWKTAEKWYHAVKLFLKERLKLDISPEKSKVINLRKHESAFLGFTIRAIRKGEKRVAHTFVKAEKIQKIKDEARKRIEALRASPTTQNALRFNSFVLGLHNYFNRATHVNLAFSRLAYDIGASMYNRLKPVGKYAHPANPPPTYKKLYSLRFKTFEIAGIHLFPLANVQTKNTICFTQSLTLFTVEGRALIHKNLHKNIKQEIALLMESNIPTRSVEYMDNRISRYSMKQGKCEITGQFLQARDVHCHHYVPVHLGGNDKFNNLRILYKDVHKLIHMTDTTKMNILIKSLDITPPILEKINKYREKCELEPII; this is translated from the coding sequence ATGACCGACACTTTTACTGACTTGTACCACCGAGCTAAAAATAAAGAAACATTCCATCACTTATATGACGTCATCACGTCGAGGAATAACATTTTATTAGCTTATCGGACTATCAAGTCAAATAAGGGGTCTAAGACCCCCGGTACAGATGGAAAAACCATCATCGACATAGAGAGACTAACAGAAAATGATTTAGTAGAAAAGATACAAAAACAGCTCAAGAATTATCGCCCGAAGAAAGTCAGACGAAAATTAATTGAAAAAGATAATGGTAAAATGCGACCTCTAGGCATTCCATGTATCCTCGATAGAATCATTCAACAGTGTTTCAAGCAAGTATTGGAGCCAATTACGGAAGCGCACTTTTATAATCATAGTTACGGTTTTAGACCTTTACGGTCTACACATCATGCGATGGCAAGAGTTCAATTCCTTGTTAACCATTCTAAACTTCACTATGTTGTTGATGTTGATATCAAAGGCTTCTTTGACAATATCAATCATACATTGCTCATTAAACAGCTGTGGAATTTAGGTATTTATGATAGAAAAGTTTTAGCTTGCATTTCAAAAATGTTAAAAGCTGAAGTTGATGGTGAAGGCATTCCGGAAAAGGGTTCACCGCAAGGTGGACTACTATCCCCGTTATTATCTAATGTGGTTTTGAATGAATTAGATCAATGGATAGCGAATCAGTGGGAACTCTTCCCTCTTGATAAGCCATATACGACACGCGAAGGTGAACGCTATGCAAAGATTCACACAAAGTTAAAAGAAGGTTATATAGTTCGCTATGCCGACGACTTTAAAATCTTATGTCGGGACTGGAAGACAGCCGAAAAATGGTATCATGCCGTTAAGCTTTTTCTGAAAGAGCGTTTAAAACTTGACATTTCACCGGAAAAATCAAAAGTAATTAATCTGCGGAAACATGAATCAGCCTTTCTTGGATTTACGATACGTGCCATTCGCAAAGGTGAAAAACGTGTGGCCCATACTTTTGTGAAAGCCGAAAAGATACAGAAAATAAAAGATGAAGCGAGGAAACGAATTGAGGCACTTCGAGCCTCACCAACGACTCAAAATGCTTTGCGATTTAATAGCTTTGTCTTAGGGCTGCATAATTACTTTAATCGAGCTACACATGTCAACTTAGCCTTCTCACGTCTTGCTTATGATATAGGTGCATCTATGTACAATCGTCTTAAACCAGTCGGGAAATACGCCCATCCAGCGAATCCGCCGCCAACCTATAAGAAGTTATACAGTTTGAGGTTCAAGACATTTGAAATTGCTGGTATTCATCTCTTCCCTCTTGCGAATGTTCAGACAAAGAACACTATTTGTTTCACACAAAGTCTGACACTATTCACAGTTGAAGGCCGAGCGCTAATTCATAAGAATTTGCATAAGAATATCAAGCAAGAAATTGCCTTGCTAATGGAGTCAAATATCCCGACACGAAGTGTCGAATATATGGACAATCGAATCAGTCGATATAGTATGAAACAAGGAAAATGTGAAATTACAGGACAATTTCTACAAGCACGGGATGTACACTGTCATCACTACGTGCCAGTACATCTCGGCGGAAATGACAAGTTCAATAACTTACGCATTCTCTACAAAGATGTACACAAACTAATCCATATGACAGATACAACTAAGATGAATATACTCATAAAAAGTTTGGATATCACGCCACCGATATTAGAGAAAATCAATAAATATCGGGAAAAGTGCGAGTTAGAACCTATCATATAA
- a CDS encoding D-tyrosyl-tRNA deacylase, with amino-acid sequence MKKFDLNIEKVLEHWTIPHALREIIANALDESYLTNTEEPRIFKDVDNHWHIKDFGRGLKYEHLTQNENDEKTNNPDKVIGKFGVGLKDALATFDRRNIGILIQSKYSDITIDKLTKGDFDDVITLHAIVKEPSHPGMIGTEFIFTGLKDEDIEQAKDFFLLYSGERKIEKTKYGQLIENKKNRSRIYVNGICVAEEENLLFSYNITSTTKKLRQSLNRERSNVGRSAYTDRVKSILLDCKGAEFAEKLVNDLQKIQAGNSHDELDWIDVQVHACKILSSQEKVMFLTANSLMDGGKYLSYAKDEGIRIITVPDSLAFKLGKSTDLNGNQFRNLESYAIEWNEQFEFDIIKVHQLTNKEREVFNHRDIILSWFPKKGKVVKDILISTTMRPDSLIGSDALGIWESSTRQIIIKRSQLKSLQSFAGTLVHELVHAHTGTDDNTIEFEIELTEMLGKLSALILETPRAEKSKSRFRRLFDF; translated from the coding sequence TTGAAAAAGTTCGATTTAAATATCGAGAAAGTGCTTGAACACTGGACGATTCCTCACGCTTTAAGAGAAATCATTGCGAACGCATTAGATGAATCCTATTTAACTAATACGGAGGAACCACGTATTTTCAAAGATGTAGATAATCACTGGCATATCAAAGACTTTGGAAGAGGTCTTAAATACGAGCATTTAACTCAAAACGAAAATGACGAAAAGACCAACAATCCAGATAAGGTCATCGGTAAATTTGGTGTTGGATTAAAAGATGCATTGGCTACATTTGATCGAAGAAATATTGGGATTCTAATACAATCCAAATATAGCGACATTACCATTGATAAGCTAACAAAGGGAGACTTTGATGATGTGATCACCCTGCACGCCATTGTTAAAGAACCGTCGCACCCTGGGATGATAGGGACTGAATTCATTTTTACTGGATTAAAAGATGAAGACATTGAGCAGGCCAAAGACTTCTTTCTTCTCTACTCTGGAGAACGAAAAATAGAAAAAACGAAGTATGGCCAACTCATTGAGAACAAGAAGAATCGTTCTAGAATATATGTGAATGGGATTTGCGTTGCGGAAGAAGAAAATTTGCTGTTTTCATATAACATCACTTCCACCACTAAGAAACTTCGTCAGTCCTTAAATCGGGAGAGGTCAAATGTTGGGCGAAGTGCTTACACAGACAGGGTGAAATCCATCCTTCTTGATTGTAAAGGTGCGGAGTTCGCCGAGAAATTGGTGAATGATTTACAAAAGATTCAAGCAGGTAATTCGCACGATGAATTAGATTGGATTGATGTTCAAGTTCACGCCTGTAAAATATTGAGTAGTCAGGAAAAAGTAATGTTTTTGACGGCTAACAGCTTAATGGATGGAGGTAAGTATCTAAGTTATGCCAAAGATGAGGGTATCCGGATTATTACAGTTCCAGACTCCCTAGCCTTCAAGTTAGGGAAAAGCACAGACCTTAACGGAAACCAATTTAGAAACTTAGAATCATATGCTATAGAGTGGAATGAACAATTCGAGTTTGACATCATAAAAGTTCACCAACTTACGAACAAAGAAAGAGAAGTCTTTAACCATAGGGATATCATTTTAAGTTGGTTTCCGAAGAAGGGTAAGGTTGTGAAGGACATTTTGATTTCTACTACAATGCGGCCAGACAGTCTTATTGGTTCTGATGCCCTCGGAATATGGGAAAGTTCTACAAGGCAAATCATCATCAAGCGTAGCCAACTAAAATCCCTCCAATCCTTTGCAGGTACACTTGTACACGAGTTGGTTCACGCTCATACCGGTACAGATGATAACACAATAGAATTTGAAATAGAATTAACGGAAATGCTCGGAAAATTATCAGCTCTTATCCTTGAAACTCCAAGAGCTGAGAAATCGAAAAGCCGATTCAGAAGACTATTTGACTTTTAG
- a CDS encoding restriction endonuclease: MAIILIVILILTVVLVVSLIYLVVSGINIRAEEERRQIQYEENLRNSGILEVDVMDGRVFEDFLMSILKQRGYNVSETSTTGDYGVDLILYSNEKKIIVQAKRYSSKVGIKAVQEISSAKNFYNADECWVATNNYFTNPAKNLAEANNVTLIDRDDLLEWLMEDNKGPRMKRRENKKPENFYSVMKRLLLNK, translated from the coding sequence ATGGCTATTATATTAATAGTAATCTTAATATTGACAGTAGTATTAGTGGTCTCATTGATTTATCTTGTCGTTTCTGGAATAAATATTCGGGCTGAAGAAGAGAGAAGACAAATACAATATGAGGAGAACTTAAGGAATTCAGGGATTTTAGAAGTGGATGTTATGGACGGTAGAGTTTTTGAGGATTTTTTGATGAGCATATTAAAGCAGAGAGGCTATAATGTCAGTGAAACATCTACAACAGGCGACTATGGTGTTGATCTTATCCTATACTCGAATGAAAAAAAGATTATCGTACAAGCTAAACGCTATTCAAGTAAAGTTGGTATAAAAGCAGTTCAAGAAATATCTTCTGCTAAAAATTTCTATAATGCTGATGAATGTTGGGTGGCAACAAACAATTATTTTACTAACCCTGCTAAAAATCTAGCCGAGGCTAATAATGTCACATTAATAGATAGAGATGATTTACTGGAGTGGTTAATGGAAGATAATAAAGGTCCAAGAATGAAAAGGCGAGAAAATAAAAAGCCAGAAAACTTCTATTCAGTAATGAAGAGATTGCTGTTGAACAAATAG
- a CDS encoding site-specific integrase, whose amino-acid sequence MKGSITKRGSSYSVRVDIGKDHNGRRIQKSKSGFRTKRDAQEYLNQLWMDTQRRELSEEPFDQFVEKWFHTFYRRNVAETTAGNRWYLIQKHLVTYFGQTQLNHITARMLDEFYNEKLDEGLSTKTVRELHNLLNSVLSQAVKWSLLENNPVLVATPPKVRSKESTPWNQAQTEQFLQAIQGKPDETFFILAIFTGMRKGELLGLKWNDINLVKGKIHLRRSVARVKGKGLIVKDLKTKKSKRQISISPYVVKVLTEHRQVQGREKSQFFGYREEGIVFPTNKGMYKDPNNILRTFNRYIEKAEVPKITIHDLRHLHATLMLESGVNPKIVAERLGHSRVGVTLDLYSHVSSDIQEEAAIRFEEAFFQ is encoded by the coding sequence ATGAAAGGAAGTATAACAAAGAGAGGATCTTCATACAGTGTCCGAGTGGATATTGGGAAAGATCATAATGGACGGAGGATTCAAAAGTCAAAGAGCGGTTTCCGGACAAAAAGGGACGCTCAGGAATATTTGAATCAGCTATGGATGGATACTCAAAGAAGAGAACTGTCTGAAGAGCCGTTTGATCAATTTGTGGAGAAGTGGTTCCACACGTTTTATCGAAGAAATGTGGCTGAAACGACAGCCGGGAACCGGTGGTATCTTATCCAGAAGCATTTGGTGACCTATTTTGGACAGACTCAGCTAAATCACATTACAGCAAGAATGTTGGATGAGTTTTATAATGAGAAGCTGGATGAGGGGCTTTCGACCAAGACTGTCAGGGAGTTGCATAATTTACTCAATAGTGTCCTGTCCCAAGCGGTTAAATGGTCTCTACTTGAGAACAATCCTGTGTTGGTGGCTACGCCACCAAAGGTCCGTTCAAAAGAATCGACCCCCTGGAATCAAGCACAAACCGAACAATTCTTACAGGCCATCCAAGGAAAACCGGATGAGACCTTCTTTATCCTAGCGATCTTTACAGGGATGCGGAAGGGAGAGCTGTTAGGATTGAAATGGAATGATATTAATCTGGTGAAGGGAAAGATCCACTTGCGTAGGAGTGTCGCTCGGGTAAAAGGAAAAGGGCTCATCGTGAAGGATTTGAAAACGAAAAAGTCTAAGCGGCAAATCTCCATCTCCCCTTATGTGGTAAAAGTTCTTACGGAACATCGCCAGGTACAGGGGAGGGAGAAGAGTCAATTCTTTGGGTATCGAGAGGAAGGGATTGTCTTTCCAACGAATAAAGGAATGTACAAAGATCCAAACAATATCTTAAGAACCTTTAATCGGTATATTGAGAAAGCGGAAGTCCCGAAAATCACCATACACGATTTACGTCATCTGCACGCTACCTTGATGCTGGAGAGCGGCGTGAATCCGAAAATCGTCGCTGAACGATTGGGTCACAGTCGGGTGGGGGTGACATTAGATCTCTATTCTCACGTATCCTCCGATATCCAGGAGGAAGCGGCCATCCGCTTTGAAGAAGCATTCTTTCAATAA
- a CDS encoding MgtC/SapB family protein has protein sequence MDFAIIDAHMLVKLCISAALGLIIGLEREIKRKPVGLKTSLVISIVSCLLTIVSIESAYTAKGSEFGVAVTMDPLRLAAQIVSGIGFIGAGVILRRGNDSISGLTTAALIWGAGGIGITVGAGFYMEAIAGVLLLIISVELLPYLFNLIGPRKFREKELYLKLVIGEKEKIAAIISLIEKHNIAIKSVRIKDLATNHLVQLRTTVDNKRKVTDVYYSVSEIDGIMSIEIENA, from the coding sequence ATGGATTTCGCTATAATTGACGCACATATGCTTGTGAAATTGTGCATTTCAGCCGCACTGGGACTGATCATCGGCCTTGAACGAGAAATTAAAAGGAAGCCTGTCGGTCTAAAAACCTCCCTTGTCATATCTATCGTCAGCTGCCTGTTGACGATTGTTTCTATTGAATCAGCCTATACGGCCAAAGGTTCAGAATTCGGAGTGGCTGTCACAATGGATCCTCTCCGTCTAGCAGCACAGATTGTGTCTGGGATTGGCTTTATCGGAGCAGGTGTCATCCTTAGAAGAGGGAATGACAGCATATCTGGTTTAACTACCGCGGCACTTATATGGGGAGCCGGCGGTATCGGAATAACCGTAGGCGCAGGTTTCTATATGGAAGCAATCGCAGGCGTACTATTATTAATTATAAGTGTTGAACTATTGCCATACCTATTCAATCTCATCGGGCCGCGGAAGTTCAGAGAAAAGGAACTCTATTTAAAACTCGTTATAGGAGAGAAAGAAAAGATTGCCGCAATCATTTCTCTTATTGAAAAGCATAATATTGCTATTAAATCAGTGAGGATAAAGGACTTGGCTACAAATCACCTTGTCCAGCTCAGAACAACAGTTGACAACAAACGCAAAGTAACCGATGTATATTATTCCGTTTCAGAGATTGATGGAATCATGAGCATTGAAATTGAAAATGCATGA
- a CDS encoding DMT family transporter: MKNTFYKPYIAIAIGVTAISSSAILVRYSSADSGVMAFYRLLFSSLMLLPLFFRGAIKEVRSFRLKEWLLSLVSGVFLAFHFILWFESLRYTSVASSTVLVTMQPLFAFIAAFILFKERVTAGVFFSIILAIGGSIVIGAGDFTAEGTALYGDALALLSCALITAYFMIGQILRKKVGLTAYTFTVYSMSAVVLGFYVWLKGEAFGPYPPAEWVIFLLLAIIPTLFGHSLLNWALGWVSGTTISMAILFEPVGASVLAYYLLHEHIKVAQLIGSAMILFGLGLFILISNRKRKIQVRKVSD, from the coding sequence ATGAAAAATACATTTTATAAACCCTATATAGCCATTGCAATCGGTGTAACAGCTATTTCATCCTCGGCTATACTTGTGCGCTATTCAAGTGCGGATTCAGGTGTCATGGCTTTTTATCGATTGCTTTTTTCAAGTTTGATGCTTTTGCCGCTTTTCTTTCGCGGAGCGATAAAGGAGGTCAGGAGCTTTCGACTGAAGGAATGGCTTCTTTCCCTGGTATCAGGGGTGTTTTTAGCCTTTCACTTCATTCTATGGTTTGAGTCATTAAGGTATACTTCAGTCGCAAGCTCAACGGTACTCGTGACGATGCAGCCTTTATTTGCTTTTATTGCTGCTTTTATTTTATTTAAGGAAAGGGTAACAGCAGGGGTCTTCTTTAGTATCATCCTTGCTATAGGTGGAAGCATTGTTATTGGAGCGGGAGATTTTACTGCGGAGGGAACAGCACTGTACGGAGATGCTCTTGCTTTATTGTCGTGTGCACTTATAACTGCTTACTTTATGATCGGGCAGATTTTACGAAAGAAGGTCGGGCTGACAGCATACACCTTTACCGTCTATAGTATGAGTGCGGTCGTGTTGGGATTCTACGTATGGTTAAAAGGAGAGGCATTTGGTCCTTATCCGCCAGCAGAATGGGTGATTTTTCTGTTGTTGGCTATAATACCGACTTTATTCGGCCATTCCTTGTTGAATTGGGCACTTGGGTGGGTAAGCGGTACAACAATTTCTATGGCAATCCTATTTGAACCAGTAGGGGCAAGTGTTTTGGCGTATTATTTACTACATGAACATATAAAGGTAGCCCAACTGATCGGTTCGGCCATGATATTATTCGGTCTAGGATTATTCATTTTAATATCAAATAGAAAGAGAAAAATACAAGTGAGAAAGGTGTCAGATTAA